The Armatimonadota bacterium genomic sequence CCGGAGCTGCTGGTGTGCACCGACGTCTGCCTGTGCGAATACACTACCCACGGCCACTGCGGCCTGGTGGACGACCAGGGCCGCGTGCGCAATGACCCCACGCTGGAGCTGCTCGCCCGCACCGCCGTCAGCCATGCCCGCGCGGGCGCTGACATCGTCGCCCCCTCCGACATGATGGATGGCCGGGTGGGGGCGATCCGCGACGCGCTGGATGACGCGGGGTTCGAGGACACCGCCATCATGTCCTACTCGGCGAAATACGCCTCCGCGTTCTACGGGCCCTTCCGCGAGGCGGCCGATTCGGCGCCCCAGTTCGGCGACCGCCGTGGGTATCAGATGGACCCCCGCGCCTCGCGCCAGGCGCTGCGGGAGGTGGAGCAGGACCTCGAGCAGGGCGCGGACATCGTCATGGTCAAACCGGCGCTGGCCTACCTCGACATCATCAGCCTCGTGCGCGATACCTACGACGCGCCGGTGGCGGCGTACAACGTAAGCGGGGAGTACGCGATGGTGCGCGCGGCGGCGGCCCGCAAGTGGGTGGATCGCCGGGCGGTGACGATGGAGATCCTCACTTCGATCAAGCGCGCGGG encodes the following:
- the hemB gene encoding porphobilinogen synthase, producing the protein MPYPSERMRRLRTSEAMRRLVAETTLDPAQFIYPLFVVHGRGVKERIATMPGNYRWSVELVTGEARRLARLGIGGLLLFGLPAGKDDAGSEAYADDGIVQQAVRAIKDTAPELLVCTDVCLCEYTTHGHCGLVDDQGRVRNDPTLELLARTAVSHARAGADIVAPSDMMDGRVGAIRDALDDAGFEDTAIMSYSAKYASAFYGPFREAADSAPQFGDRRGYQMDPRASRQALREVEQDLEQGADIVMVKPALAYLDIISLVRDTYDAPVAAYNVSGEYAMVRAAAARKWVDRRAVTMEILTSIKRAGADIIITYHAPEAARWLRA